The Candidatus Eisenbacteria bacterium DNA window TGAGCTCGAACTCGCCTTCGGGCAGCGTGTCGGCGTTCACCATGAAGCCGTGGTTCTGGCTCGTGACCTCGACCACGCCCGTGCGCCGGTCGATCACCGGGTGATTCGCGCCGCGGTGCCCGAACTTGAGCTTGCTGGTCGTCGCACCAAACGCCAGCCCGAGCAGCTGATGCCCGAGACAGATGCCGAGCGTCGGCACCCGCCGGCACACTTCGCGCGCGGTCGCGATCGCGAAATCGAGCGGCTCGGGATCGCCGGGGCCGTTCGACAGCAGCACGCCGTCGGGGTCCATCGCCAGAACGTCCGCGGCCGGGGTGCGGCCCGGCACGACGCGCACGCGGAAGCCCTCGGCGCGCAGCCGGCGCAGGATGTTCCACTTGACGCCGAAGTCGAACACCACGCACAGAGGCTTGTCCCGGTCGGGCGCGGGCTCGCGTTCGCCGGCGCCGTGTTCGCCCCACCAGTAGGGCTCGACGCACGTCACCACGTCGGCGAGCGCCAGCCCCTGCATCTTCGGGCTCTGCCGCGCCTTGTCCACCAGCTCGTCGGCGCGGGTCGAGACGCTCGACAGGCAGCCGCGCATGGCGCCGCGGTCGCGCAGGTGGCGCGTCAGCGCGCGCGTATCAATGCCGCTGATTCCGGGCACGCCGCGCTTCTCCAGCAGCTCGTGGAGCGTCCCCGTCGAGCGCCAGTTGCTGGGAACCTCGCACAGGTCGCGCACGACCATGCCCTGCGCGCGCAGCTTCTCGCTCTCCCAGTCCTCCTCGTTCACGCCGTAGTTGCCGATCAGCGGATACGTGAACGTCAGGATCTGCCCGCAGTAGGACGGGTCCGACATCACTTCCTGGTAGCCCGTCATGGCCGTATTGA harbors:
- the carA gene encoding glutamine-hydrolyzing carbamoyl-phosphate synthase small subunit, with translation MTRRPPAVLALEDGRVFRGEGFGAVAETTGEVVFNTAMTGYQEVMSDPSYCGQILTFTYPLIGNYGVNEEDWESEKLRAQGMVVRDLCEVPSNWRSTGTLHELLEKRGVPGISGIDTRALTRHLRDRGAMRGCLSSVSTRADELVDKARQSPKMQGLALADVVTCVEPYWWGEHGAGEREPAPDRDKPLCVVFDFGVKWNILRRLRAEGFRVRVVPGRTPAADVLAMDPDGVLLSNGPGDPEPLDFAIATAREVCRRVPTLGICLGHQLLGLAFGATTSKLKFGHRGANHPVIDRRTGVVEVTSQNHGFMVNADTLPEGEFELTHFSGNDGTLEGMVHRGLPVFSVQYHPEAAPGPHDSRPWFRAFAAAVERRRGRKLVPVPTGGSR